One genomic segment of Mytilus galloprovincialis chromosome 5, xbMytGall1.hap1.1, whole genome shotgun sequence includes these proteins:
- the LOC143074116 gene encoding polypeptide N-acetylgalactosaminyltransferase 1-like — protein MELNLREQDVRTITKSEFIQNFNSSNQNLNEEKIKKVIISAEEFRESRDIETGNILIDKYGSNDHMNNGENGRGITFVGEEKKKVKELLPKYRINVLASDLIPLNRLVPDSRPARCKYRTYAHDLPTTSVIIPFYDEWPSVLIRTVYSIINRTPRHLLQEIILVDDNSQMIELKRPLDEYMNDNFPKDMIKIVRNPKRVGAGTSRVNGWRASTGQVAVFFDSQMEVNIDWLQPLLTEVKKDRKTIAMAVLDYVNAENFEYYFYESHLPRYGFEWKLGFFETFFRKDQIGATEEDARPGTVMVGAAYAVDSNYFGEIGTYDEGMYIWGGENLEMSWRVWMCGGRLIHIPCSHIGHIPRSQPYSFPGGRRYVEVYNYKRAVEVWMEPKHRRFVYDSYPEMATIDAGDLSERFKLKEKLQCKNFTWFLTNIWQELFVFDDNVFAWGSARNIQNNQCLDNHSYLYPAPEALYLEMCHYKLETQVFSWTKEKLLRTTLQCVVVKDIHEGTRPVLEGCIIGPRDKWDHKKSGYLKHIKSGLCLDHDGQGPIMRACNNQVVTQNWQFNHYNY, from the exons atggaATTGAACTTGAGAGAGCAAGATGTACGTACCATAACAAAATCAGAGTTTATTCAAAACTTTAATTCTTCGAATCagaatttaaatgaagaaaaaattaaaaaggtcaTAATATCTGCTGAAGAATTTAGGGAATCTAGGGATATTGAAACGGGAAATATTCTAATAGATAAATATGGAAGTAATGATCATATGAATAACGGAGAAAACGGGCGAGGGATTACGTTTGTCGGTGAAGAAAAGAAAAAGGTAAAGGAGTTGTTACCTAAATACAGAATTAATGTTCTAGCTAGTGATTTGATTCCTTTGAATAGACTCGTTCCGGATTCAAGACCTGCAAG gTGTAAATACCGGACATACGCACATGATCTCCCAACTACAAGTGTCATTATTCCATTTTATGACGAATGGCCATCGGTTCTAATTCGAACTGTTTACAGCATAATTAACAGAACTCCTAGACATTTACTTCAAGAAATTATATTAGTTGACGACAATAGTCAAATGA TTGAACTGAAAAGGCCACTAGACGAGTATATGAATGACAATTTTCCTAAAGATATGATAAAGATTGTACGTAATCCTAAACGTGTAGGCGCAGGTACGTCTCGAGTAAACGGATGGCGAGCCTCAACTGGACAAGTTGCTGTGTTCTTTGACAGTCAAATGGAAGTCAATATAGACTG GTTACAACCCTTGCTTACAGAGGTTAAGAAGGACAGAAAAACAATAGCTATGGCAGTACTTGACTATGTAAATGCAGAAAACTTTGAATATTATTTCTACGAGAGTCATTTGCCTCGCTATGGGTTTGAATGGAAACTTGGGTTTTTTGAAACTTTCTTCAGAAAAGATCAGATTGGAGCTACAGAGGAAGACGCAAGACC TGGTACGGTAATGGTTGGTGCTGCGTATGCCGTGGACAGTAACTATTTTGGTGAGATAGGTACTTACGATGAAGGCATGTATATATGGGGTGGTGAAAATCTGGAAATGTCTTGGAGG GTCTGGATGTGTGGTGGACGTCTTATTCACATTCCCTGCTCTCATATAGGACACATACCACGTTCACAGCCATACAGTTTTCCCGGTGGTAGAAGGTATGTCGAGGTTTACAATTATAAACGGGCAGTAGAAGTGTGGATGGAACCGAAACACAGACGATTTGTTTATGATAGTTACCCAGAGATGGCG ACTATTGACGCTGGGGATTTATCAGAACGATTCAAGCTGAAGGAGAAATTACAGTGTAAAAATTTTACTTGGTTTTTGACGAATATCTGGCAGGAATTATTCGTCTTTGATGATAATGTTTTTGCTTGGGGATCA GCACgaaatatacaaaacaatcaaTGTTTAGACAATCATAGTTATCTATATCCAGCCCCAGAAGCTCTTTATCTGGAAATGTGTCATTACAAACTGGAAACTCAG GTTTTTTCATGGACCAAAGAGAAGCTACTTCGAACAACTTTACAGTGTGTGGTTGTGAAAGACATACATGAAGGTACCAGACCGGTGTTAGAAGGCTGTATTATAGGTCCTCGTGATAAATGGGACCATAAAAAG